TGAGTGatcatttgcaaaaaaagtaaatattgtcTCAAAATAAATTGCactttcaaataaataataactaatTTATCATGAGTGTCGgggaaataaaatttaattttataaattttaatttctcatttgctcaaaaaaaaaattattttttataaaagagaatattgattatcttttacgataaaatataaaaaatttaatataattcatataaacaatgaaacgATATTTCTTTAATGGAATGATATTTCCAAAATATAAACGTTGACAAATAAAAGTATCTGTACAATTCAATTTACAAATTGACGGTagaagtttcttaaaaaaaggcTTGTTTATTAAAAGTACCATCCACTTTCATGTAATtataatactctctccgtcctagAATAATGTAgccttttgtaaaaaaatattgtcgtAGAATAactcatttcatttttcaatacgatattaactactttttatttttttaattataactctaattaatattactttcatcactttcaattcaatatattctaattTGCATTAATGATAGCGGAGAATGCACTAATACAtaacaaaaacacttaaaatcatttttctttttcctccatttatacatttttcttaatacgtgtgaaaggAGCTTAGTTAATCCGGGACGGatagattatatattttctaaCGATGTATGGATGAACAAATGAATCATTCAACGTGGAAGCCGTGGGTGAAGTACATTTTAAACACTTGTTCAAACATGAAATGCTGATGTATTTTGCATTATTGGTACCTTATCACGTTTCCAACGAGAAATCGACATTAACATTGTTAAACTTCAACGAACACAAGCCACATACACATAACACGTTTATGTTAAATGTACCAAACACGTACATGTACCCATTTGGCTTTTTGAATTGCAGTTGAATGAATAAATTCGTAGGAACACATCACAACAAGATTTCTACTCCACAATATATATGTACATGAATCCTTAAATTTTACTACCTGATTAGCGGAAATagaatcaataatttttttggcaaaattaacATAAGCATGACTTTCTATAAATTAAATGTGATTACACTTATTAAAATTAGTCACTTTGACTTACCTTTTTTTACGTATAAAGACTATATTAATCGTATTCTTTAGGTTATCAAAATTAAATGTGGTTGGGTGAAAACTGAAAACGATCTACGATCTGCATTTGGACGACAAGAAATAAATAAGACAACCACTATCTTAAAAACAAAACCTCACAAGCCATAAATTAAGGGCAGAAGTAGTGGTATTCATGCCAACTCAAAATCAGATAAATTATTAGGTTGCTACTAACCAGCTGAcacataaattaagaaattgaatCCAACCTGCCCTAAAATATGTCACTAGGGATGTCAATTAGAAGaacaaaatattaatgattTATTGATATCGTAAAACAAGGTATAAAATGAGATGATTTCCTCGACTAAAATGACATACTGTGAGACGGAGGGAATTGTACCTAATAATCTTGCATTCCACCATTGAAGTTGAATAAGTGTAGAATCTAGAGTTTAAACTCCGATCCTTGTATATAGCAGTACATTATACCTACCAATTGAACCATGCTTACGAAAACGTGGACAAAGCTCATTTTATTAGTTGGTTTTGTAGATTTTGTCATAGCTGCctcaaattctaaaaaattattagaacATTTTTTAATGGTATCAAGCTGCTACCTTAAGGTTTTTGATTTGATCAATTCAACACGGTTAAACAGCTACTAGCTGAACACTATCTTAAGAGGttaagaaaaataacataatgGGATTATGGGCTGCATGACACAAGTTCTTTTTTACTCAGAATGCATACaagattttagttaaaaaaaaaaaaaaaaaaattgaaacaagataagtttacaattgaaataaatacataaaattaaTGGCTACTAATTTTAGTAAGACAGAAAATACCAGCTGCATTAATTGTGTCATGATTCCATGAAATTGTTCACAAGTTTACCACTAAACCGTTTTGTACATTTCTAAATGGTTAGTTTTCACACATTCCATAAACATCATTGTCTATAATTTGTACCCAACATTTCTCACTCTCCATTTTTCATCACCAatataaaatatctttaataaataattaagtcCTTACTCCTTTTCTATTATAGAACAAGAAAGTAGTGAATAAACAATAACTAATCCTTCCTCAATTGAAATTGCTTCTGTTCtctatcaaaaacaaaatttaacctATTTCAATGCAATATCCATAATATGAAGAAggtataacaaataaaaaattaacaaacaaGATATAGTAAATACTAAATACCTAACTCTTCACTCTTGAGTTCTTGGATTGTCCTCCCATTTCTTCATAATCTCCAGAAAAATCTCATTCCATGTGTCTATAGGTCCAGGCAAACACCAATGAACACAATCATTCTGCACACGTTCTGGAACACCATTGGCAAATGGAAAAGGGTACATATAAGGACCTGGATGACCATCTGGTCTCAACAATGCCAATTTAGTTACATCAAGTGCCTCAAACCTAACCCCTCCAAATTCACTACCTTTCACCTTAGCatcttcaacttcttcaacCTCAATTTTCCTCATCTCACTATCCATTCCTTCAAGTTCCTTCTCCCTACTTCTATAAGGCTTAGTCTTTGGACAAGCACCAGCTTTATCCCATTCACCTTCAAAATGAGCTGGTGAAAATGTTGTAACTAGTACATCAATTTTACTACCTTTATTTCCTCTCCTATCAATTATACTATTAAGAGTAGTTCTTAAAGCCTTTCTCAATACATCATAAAACCCAATTTCAGTATGATTAAGACCAACACAATAATGACAACCTAAAACTGAATCACCCTCGTAGTAAACTGCGGGATGCAAAAACCAATGACCAATTGAAAGCACAATAAAATCCATTTTTTCCATATCCTTTGcccatttttcatcaacaagATCCAAATACAACTTATTATGATTTGGCCCGTCATTTGATTTCTCAACACCTTGAACAAGAAAAGGGGACCAATACACCGACACACTTGCATTGTGAGAAACAAAATGCCACTTTCTAAATTTATTATCTTCACCGCTTGTGTAAACAAGATCAGGTGTTGAAACACTAGATAACAAACAAAGAAGTGACTCTAACTGGTTCCTAGCCATAGAATCACCAACAAAAGCCATGTGTTtgttttcaatgaattgaagaaaagtGTTAGGCTCAAACCTTGGAAGCTTACATTCACTTGGTTTCCATCTCCAGTATAGATAACCAGAATCTGGTCTTCCATGTTTGATACAATTCTGTCCTTCTTTGATTGTTCCACATGTTGTTCCATTGTATAAAGGTCCTCTTCTATCACGGATCCATTTTCCATTGAAGTAGTCACATGTAGGGGTGTCAAAAGTATTTTCCTTTTCTGCAATAAAGAACATTTTAAGTATTAAAGAACCAACAAATCTTAAATCTGAAGTTGCTAATCAAGATTTAAGACAAAACCCATTtgtaaaaacatgatttttaacTAGATAAGAGTATGAATAAACGTACCTAAAGGAGGAGGTGTAGAAGTAAAAGAAGGAGGTGAAGAGTGGGAAATGATGGTGGTAGTAGAATGAGGAAGTTCAGATTCAGTAGATGGAAGAAAGGGAAGAGGGTAGAGATATAAACTAAGAAGAGCAATGGGAAGTAGAGCATAGAGAGTCCAAGGAAAAAGTTTTTTGGTGAGGGAGTGGAGTTGATCTTTGAATGGGTTTGAAATACCCATTTTCATAACCATTTTGGTTGCTTTTGCTTACTTTGTGGCTTGTAATTGTGTTTTCAGATGAGAAGTGTGAAGAACCAATTAAGAAAGTGGACATAAAGTATGGTTTTTGCAGTAATTGTCAAAGGGAAAGTTGTGACTTGGTTGGGAAATAGACTAAGAAGCATGTTACTTGACTTACTCAATTCCATTGTTAATTGTTAAAAAAACGGTTTGGAATTATCTCCCTCGTTTTCTTGGTAAAGTCTCTCTAAATCAGCtcttttttatcttaatttttttcattattttcatgaAAAGTATTTTCTCATACTACACTTATGCCTAGATAATTGAGTTAACATGACTCTCGAAATTAGgagcattaaaaaaaatagtaactcccgtaaaaaaagttacaaaattgatttttgaaaaatagtaaATACATATCCAAAATTATGATGTGTTAAAGTCAAAATAATCTCTCTTATAATTTCTAAGGTTGTGGGAAGATACCTTAATACGTTATGTGGTCATTCACGTAGACTCTACATCAataattatcaaaaaaaattaagaaaaaaatgttcgAATGTTAAGACTTGCAGGAACATTTGATATATTGGAGTGCATATTTAAATCTACATTTTTCACTCCGAGTGAACGAGTGCTTTTTACCTCTAGGTtctcaagaagaaaaaaaaaaagacatgcaGAGATTTAAAGAAAGTGGAAAACTTAAAAAGGGTTCAATGtgttttagtctctataaaatcataaactttcAAGTTTAATCCCCATTAAGTTTCAGTGTAAAATTTAGCCCtttaaaatattacaatttgTAAGAATAATCcatattttgaaggaaaaaaaactacaaaagtcTATGAGGAAGAAAAAACAGTTACATCAATAGTCTTGGTAACATAGAGcaaaaaaaaggcaaaatacAAGATCGCTAAATAGTAACTCTCAAACACAATAGAGGGTTAAGCCACCACATATGATAGTTGAAAGCAAAATTAATATGATTTGCTTTCAACCATCACAAAGATTGAAGCTTAATTTTCTCAAGAAGATGTTGAATAGAATCCCCCTTTTGTTGAAAACTCGTGCATTTTGTTCACACCAAAGGATCCAATGATCTGAACTGAAGTAAGTGGTATGTAACATGAGTCGGATGAAACTATTGTAAAACCTAACCAGttatatatcaataaaaaaaaaaaaaaaaacaaagttgtcgTCAAATAGTTGTTCAACACTCTTATTATTAATCAATCATATTGGATCTAATTGCGTGACAAACTAGACctttttttttcacattatgGTAACCAAACTGTGAATGCTAGTTGAGAAAAAACACCGACATTCAATATTTGACACACTACAAATATCAGTTATCTCTATATAAGGGaactattaatatatatttttttagaaagggaactattaataatattttaactatagaaaacaaaaaaagaatatttattattattattattaatattttcattaaaatgaTGATTTAGCAAGTAATTGACAAATTATTAAAGGCAAAGTTGTTCCttcctagaaaaaaaaaaaaagacaaaattgttTTCATCGTACTTTAACTAAATTTCTTATATCAATTTCGCCcttaatctttttttatgtcattttcatcattttgaacaatttgcatatgaatttttaagatttaaatctatgaatttatttaaatatgagtttttagggtttaaatCTATAGTATTTCACTTATGTTTACAtatgaatttaaaatttaaagtttaaaaattcatatgcaaacgaccaaaatgaaaaattgatatgaaattaagttaagaaaCAACGAAAGTAATGTTGTCaattattcaatcaaaatatGTTCAAGTATACtcaaattaaatcaaacaaaacagcGTTTGAGCAAGTATTGGAAAATAAGCGTTTTAGTAGATTGTTTAATTTAACAATGAAGAAAGTGTTTACCGTTAAGGATACTATATGTGTTGAGAGAGATGGTTGGAGTTTGGAGAATGAGAGGTTGATTTGGTGGAGGAGTGTAAGGTTAACCTTAACAAGAATGTGCAATATACTTGGATTTAGGATCTTAATTTCGATGATAGATATTCAGTTAAAGAAGTTATGAGTTGATATATAACTTTGAAGATAAAGCATATTCCCCTTTATTTTAAGGTCATTTGAAACAGTTTAGTTTCTTTGaagattttattgttttttttttttttttgagagaatttcattgttttgttgtaaattattatttcaacTTACTAATGACCCTACAccattattgatttttttttctttcttttctatatAGTTCATACGTGTATCCTTCATTACCTCACATATATGCTTTGACTCCATCTCTTGTATCCTTAATTCATGGATTTCTCTTATGATCCCAAACCCTTAGGATCATGAACATCTTCCAAAactccttttctccaaaatcatcaagaaattTGTGAAATAATAATACCTGAATCCTCCCTCCTCAACACACCAAGATCATCTTGATTTACCAGTGAATTTCCTcaattaaatcataaattaGAGTATAACCCAAGAAACCTAGGTCCTTGTGTCACACTTTCTTCAATCTCACTTCACCATgatatgaaaatttatatttggcTTCACCTctagtttaaattttatttcacttcTATATTTATTACTATCAACCATATATTGTACTTTAATATGTCAACATCTAATATAGATAAGTGTGCATAGTTTTCAACTTACATGAGTGTGTGTATTAATTGAAAATCGTACTAAGTTAGAAACATTTGAACTACGTTTACTTCACGCCAatattttggaaagaaaatCTATTCTATTTTAGAACATCACAAAAGAGAGACTATGAGCAGAAAACAAAGTAGGAAAGGAAGCACAAAAAAATGCTTTCAAAATGAAAAGTACAATGAAAGATGATTCAATTTCACTCTCTAAGACCCTTCTTCCATATACACTTCATCTTCTACTTCTCATAGCTCTCTTACCCATTGTTCTTCTTTATTTATACTTTTACCCTTTGTCTCTTACAAAATCTCAAACTCAGCTTCACCATGCCACTAGTTCTTCTCCAACACATTATACAGGTATGTTAATGCATAACTTTGTCTTCTTTAAACTAATCATGTGTCTCAtattatgtcttttttttaaaagtaattcacacttgaaaatgattaggtgttttttttagaggaaaaatgATTAGGTGTTGAATTGAACACTAAAATGGTGTGTATAGTCTTAAAAAATCCATGTTAGTTAGAGTAGTTGAAAGTAGTGGTTGAATAGTTAAGTGTACTATATTCAATTAAATGAGGTAATCATTGGAAACAAattagtaaatatttttttggtattttaaaatgacaaataattttAAGATGAGAATTAAACAAACACTTACAGTGAGAAAggtaatattttttaacaaatcaccACAATTAAGGCCTTTGGTCTCATACCACCTCATGATATCCGGTATAAGGTAGTTGCTCTTTAAGCCCTCCGTCTTGCTATGAAGCCCTCCAGATTTATCGAAAGATATATGTTTCGATGGTGTACTTTTTAACTCCTTTTATCTATTGGAATGTATGTTTCGATGgtgtatttttcttgttttaagCAACACATGGAACCTAAAGAGCAACCATTTACAAAATTGTCACGGTTTTGATGTTTTGGGCCGGTTAATGGGCCTCGGCCCTCGGCTCTTCACACTTTTAATGAGTGCGTCTTATAAGGACTGTACCTTTAAAACCTCTGATATACAATCATGGGTGTATTGTAAACTAAGCCCCttgattagatttatttaaactattttgaATATTAGAATTTAGATTTATACATGTAATTAACACATTGTTATTCTATTGACAGTAAATGACAAACACAAAATTGATGAGCATCCATGTGACTACTTCAATGGAAAATGGATTCATGACAAAAAAGGTCCTTTATACAATGGAACAACATGTGGAACAATCAAACAAGGACAAAATTGTATCACCAATGGAAGACCTGACTCAAACTACCTTTACTATAGATGGAAACCAAATGAGTGCAAACTTCCAAGGTTTGAACCAAACACTTTTCTCCAACTAAGCAAAAACAGACACATATCTTTTGTTGGAGATTCTTTAGCTAGAAACCAATTTGAGTCTCTTCTTTGCATGTTATCAACTGTTTCAAAACCTAAACCTGTCCACCATAAAGGTTCACATTGGTGGCATTTTCCTTCTCACAATGCAACATTATCTGTGTATTGGTCGCCATTTCTTGTGCAAGGTGATGAAAGATCAAAATCCGGGCCAAATTTTAATACAATACATCTGGATCGTGTTAACGAAAAATTGGCGAAGGATATGGATGGAATCGACTTGATTGTGTTATCATTTGGAAATTGGTTTATTAATGTTCCTTCAGTTTATTATGAGAATGGTTTGGTTTTAGGATGCTTAAATTGTTCCGGTTTCGGTCTTAATTACACTGATATCGGTTTTTACGTTCCATTAAGAAAGGCTTTAAGGACTTGTCTTAATGGCATAATTGAGAGGAAAGTTGCTAAAAGGAATGGAATTGGAGTAATTGTGAAAACTTTTTCACCTTCTCATTTTGATGGTGATTGGGATAAGGCTGGAACATGTTCAAAGATTGAACCTTATGTAAAGGGTGAGAAGAAAATTGGAAAAATGGAAAGTGAGATTAGAAGGATTGAGATTGAAGAAGTGGAAAATGctaagaaaaaatcaaatgcatttGGAGGGATTAGATTTGAGGTATTGGATGTAACTGAATTGGCATTGTTGAGACCAGATGGTCATCCAGGTGCTTACATGAATCCTTTTCCGTTCGCGAACGGTGTTCCAAAGTATGTGCAAAATGATTGTGTTCATTGGTGTTTGCCTGGACCTATAGATACTTGGAATGAGATTTTTCTAGAGATGATGAAGAAGTGGGATTGGAAGGGACAACCAAGGAGTGAAGAGTGAGACATTCATTCCTCTTAGCTTGTTAATTTATTAATCTAATCTTTCCATAGAAagattatgtttattatgttcaTTCTCTGATCTTCTTCCATAATGGCACATATGTTGGTGGGAgacttttgtttttagtttctagACAAGGAAGATGTTTTAGTGTTTGAAAGCAACTTGGAACAATATGTAGATATTAAACTTTGATGTACATTCATTATTCTGCTAAGTTACAATTGCTatccataaaaattaaaaattgattttcattttagatTAGAGGAATTTATGGAGTAAAACAATGACTCCAATAATATATTAAAGTAGTACCAAATATATGAAGTGTTTGATTAATTAATGACCACTAGTTAGGCATAATAGTTTCAGACATACTTTGCAGTTCACTACTTTTTTTCTCACCaacttggtttttttctttGCTCAAGTACTCCTTGGACACATCTATAAGAGTTAAATATGTGTTGAAGCAATGTTGGGattaaagacaaaaatttgattttaacattTTCGATAGTAGACAAAGATATAAAGGCCAAATACTATTGTATcttgttttcaaaaagaaatCAAATGAAATGATTTGTTAATTTAGATGCACAAACACACAAGGTACACACATGTGCACAAACACATTAGCAGTGTTGATGTGTTCGTGTCTATATTATGTCAGGTATCCGTACTTTATAGTCAACAGTTTCATTCACAATTGAAGAAGTAAATTAAACATTTTGAAGttgcaatcttttttttttttttggaagaactCATTAAGATTGTAATTATTATCAATTAAAGTGACGATAATGACTATTTTACACTCTTTTaaaagtattttgttttaagcaGTGTCCTTTaaaatgaatgattattgagtttataaatttgattttaatgaaGCGAAAACTGGCAATTTCTACGGTGCATTCAATAaattgagtgtaccggtacacctatatattaaattaatagtttaatgtgttattttttttttaaaaaaaatattttctatcggttacaattataataattatattttatttctcaaaagtgtccgcaaatcaaaattcaatttttctaaatttttattactcataatatagtgaatacttattattttttcgataaaattttaataaatttgtatgattcttataaagaatgaaatgatgtttttttcttatgaaataatattttctaaaatataaaagtcaacAAGTATCcttttattacataaaaataatcattaacttattgatttatgaaataggtGTACCGATACATCTTAATTTaagggtgtaccgtagaaactcccttataattattcaaaaatgttttataaacactcaatttttcttaatatgtgaaATCTAGTTAACCACGTGTAAATTGTGGTTAATTCAATTGAGCATATGATTAAGGGAAATATTAACTTGTGTCTTTGAGGCACAAATTTAGAAACTAAacatagaaatatttttttcgaaattttgcattcaatgtattaaaattttaaaatcttttctttttaaatactccttttttagcttcttaacatgtgctcttaggacacaagttagcatgatcCTTGTTTAAAACATGACAAActtaattttgatgattaatatttcaattaaaGAAAATGTTTCGTGCTAGCAAAAATTTACAACCTAAAAtttctaatttataataaaaaagtttCTCTCAAAGTTTACTTTAATCTTGAGAATCTAGAT
Above is a genomic segment from Medicago truncatula cultivar Jemalong A17 chromosome 5, MtrunA17r5.0-ANR, whole genome shotgun sequence containing:
- the LOC11408057 gene encoding protein ALTERED XYLOGLUCAN 4 codes for the protein MVMKMGISNPFKDQLHSLTKKLFPWTLYALLPIALLSLYLYPLPFLPSTESELPHSTTTIISHSSPPSFTSTPPPLEKENTFDTPTCDYFNGKWIRDRRGPLYNGTTCGTIKEGQNCIKHGRPDSGYLYWRWKPSECKLPRFEPNTFLQFIENKHMAFVGDSMARNQLESLLCLLSSVSTPDLVYTSGEDNKFRKWHFVSHNASVSVYWSPFLVQGVEKSNDGPNHNKLYLDLVDEKWAKDMEKMDFIVLSIGHWFLHPAVYYEGDSVLGCHYCVGLNHTEIGFYDVLRKALRTTLNSIIDRRGNKGSKIDVLVTTFSPAHFEGEWDKAGACPKTKPYRSREKELEGMDSEMRKIEVEEVEDAKVKGSEFGGVRFEALDVTKLALLRPDGHPGPYMYPFPFANGVPERVQNDCVHWCLPGPIDTWNEIFLEIMKKWEDNPRTQE
- the LOC11426449 gene encoding protein ALTERED XYLOGLUCAN 4, giving the protein MKSTMKDDSISLSKTLLPYTLHLLLLIALLPIVLLYLYFYPLSLTKSQTQLHHATSSSPTHYTVNDKHKIDEHPCDYFNGKWIHDKKGPLYNGTTCGTIKQGQNCITNGRPDSNYLYYRWKPNECKLPRFEPNTFLQLSKNRHISFVGDSLARNQFESLLCMLSTVSKPKPVHHKGSHWWHFPSHNATLSVYWSPFLVQGDERSKSGPNFNTIHLDRVNEKLAKDMDGIDLIVLSFGNWFINVPSVYYENGLVLGCLNCSGFGLNYTDIGFYVPLRKALRTCLNGIIERKVAKRNGIGVIVKTFSPSHFDGDWDKAGTCSKIEPYVKGEKKIGKMESEIRRIEIEEVENAKKKSNAFGGIRFEVLDVTELALLRPDGHPGAYMNPFPFANGVPKYVQNDCVHWCLPGPIDTWNEIFLEMMKKWDWKGQPRSEE